In the Granulosicoccus antarcticus IMCC3135 genome, GTCTTGTGCTTTTCCAGATCATCCGTCACAGCGTCCACCTGTTGACGTACACCTTCATACTGCTGGATGAACTTGGCAACCGGCGTGACACCACCGAATAATTTCTTGATGAGACGCATCAGAAATCCGGGGCGATTATTGGGGTCGAAGTCTTCTACTTCAAAACCGCGCAAAACCGACACCATCTGATTGAGCGAGGTTCCCGCAGAGCCCAGATCCTTGTTGCGAACACCTTCGAGCATGTTGTCCGAGATGCTGGTCAGCTCTTGCTGTGCCTTGCTACCGAAGAAGATGATCGAGTTGCTGTCAGTCAGATCGATCTCGCTCATCAGCTTGTCGATTCGGCCGCGCTCTACAGGGTCAACCTCTTCATAAGCGACGATATCGTGCTTCAGATCAGGCAATAGCTCGGTGCCTGGAAGAACGTCAACCTGCGTTGCAACGTCAGTAGGATTGGGGGGCATAGGAGAGTCTCCGTCACGTATATTCGGTGTAATGCATCTGTCCGGAAAAGACAGTGCAATGTTCAATTATTCTGACAACAACACTTTTACAAAAAAGGATCTGCTCGGCAGCTCTGCCGGGAACAAGCATCCGGAACGTCTCGCCTGCCTGAAACAGCCCTAGTCAGGCAACGCCTTCTTTTTCAATTTGCATCTGCAGAACCTCGATAGTGACATCCAGATCGGACAGATTGTTTTCCTTGAGTTTGACTTGCTGTTCTGCAATAACTGTTTCAATAGTCGTCAAGACTCGACGGAAATTGTCTTCCAGCGCATGTTGCTCGCCTTCGATATGTGTCTTGGCATAACCTTCAGTCACTTGCTGTGCACCATCCAGATAAACCTTGAGAAATTTTCGTGCGCGACGTGCATCGACTGGATCGCTTTCGATCGTGTCAAGAATATTTCGTGCTTCTTTAACAATACGGCGCAAGCGATCCTTGAATTCGATATTGCTGATTTTTTGACTCGAATTTTCAATACTGACCAAACGGCCTTCGGCTTCATCAAGCAGTTCCAGCAGCTCTTCGGTGGTGATACCAATGGCGGCAACTTCAGGATTCTTGTTGGCCGAGTCAAAGTCGTAATACAGGTAGCACCCCAGCAACACGGCCACGGCCCAGAGCAGACTTACAACAAGACTGTACTGGCCTGACAACCCCTGCCAGGCAACAATGAATATGCCAGCCGATACCAGGCCTGCACCCAACAGACGGTACTGGATAGTGCTGGCGCGGCGGCGCAGTCGTCGCTTGCGTGCCTCATTATCCAGGCGAATACCTTTTCGAATAAGCGTCGCTGCCGCCATGGCAAGCACAAAACCGAGGCTTCGCACGACAGCCTTCAGAGGCTCGCCGTCCATCAATGCGAAAAATGAAGCCGGCAGCAAAGGGAACGCCAGAATGTAGAGCATGAAACCACGCCACAACACCTTGGGCTTGGAACCGGGTTCGATTCGGGTAGCAGAAGCCATGATCAGCCCAAAAATGCCTGACAGGAAATCATTCCTACCGTTGCCAGCAATATGAAAAAACCGATGATTCGTTGCAGTGCTTTAGGCATGATACTGGACTCAATTTATTGATTTTTCTAGCGATTACGAGTCAATAGATAGACCCGTTCGTCAAGCGTTTCAAGGCCACGCTCAGCCAGATTGCCAAGTCGCTCGGGGCCGGAGTAATGCGCAAGCTCGACGAGATCAAAGTCATTGCCATGCAATGCCTGCACATTCTGATCTGAGACTGAAAAGGGAGGCCCTGCCATACGACTCTGATCGTAGGCGATGGTCAGCAGCAGACCTTTGGTGCCGGTTGCCACACTCTGAGCCAGATGCCCGGTGTAACGAGCTCGCATGTCCTCTTCCAACGCAATCATGGCAGCGCGGTCGTAAAAAGCGTGACACTGCGCCAGATGATTTGGCGTCAGGGCAAAGAAATCACCCACAAGAAGATCAATACCTTGTGCCTGACCAGTACCCGAGTAAACGATAAAGGCTTGCTCTTCTCGACGCTCATAAGGCAGAGCGTTTTCTTCGAAAAAGGACTTTACCGCCTTCTCGCTGAGCTCCACGCCCAGCACCGGATGGCCGCTCTGGTGCAACCACAGAATATCCAGTGACTTTCCACACAAGGGAACGAATACGGGAGCTCCTTCGCTGAGCTCCAGGCTCGCCCAATATTTTTGCAACCGCTTGTTAGCGGTGTCCTGGTGGAACCCGATCTTGTCCTCAGACCACTTGCTGAGCCAGTATTCTGCTTGCATTGCGCCTCCCTCAGTGCTTGCTGCCCTGTTCACGGTTGGGTGGCTCCCACTCTCGCCACCCTTTGAGCAACGGAAAATACAGCCCCACCCGAACAGGACCTTCATCCATGCGCCTGATGATATCAGCATAGCGATTCAACTGATCGGCATAGCGCATCTGTTCACTATCAAGAAACAATTCAACTTGCCCGCCCTGATGATCCCCGGTCTTGAAGTCCACGATCCAGCGAACCCCCTGCTCATCCACAAAAGTACGATCAATCACCATCTGCCGCACCTCCCGGTTCCAGACACCCATAAACTTTTCAGGATCCCCATCACCCTCCTCAGCCTCCTGCACCACACTCAAAGCCCATTCTGACCGGGCCTCTGCATGCGGGCTCAAGGCCCAGCGCCCACGCTCATCTGCCAACGTGCTGCGAACCGCCAGAAGCACGGTTTCAGTGGCCTGTGGCAGCATTTCCTTTTGGACACCCATATTCCTCAGCTGTCGCTCAGCAATAATGCCCAGCGCATCAAAATCGACATTGGCAAGACTATCGGCGCTTTGGGCAAGCATCTGCAGTTGCTGATGAACAACAGTGCCGATATCTCGCGCCGTACGCCCAGCCCAGGAGAACTTGACTGACTCGGAATCAACTTCCTGCTTTTTAGCGACTTTTTCCCACTCAAACGAAACAAATGACGGCATTTCGACGTCAACTGGCAATCTTTCAAACGATGAAACAGTTGCACTCACAGGGTCGGACTCAATCGGAAGCCCCGGTGGTTCATGGGTGTCTGATATCTCCGCCAATGATTTATGGGTGTCTGACACCTCCTCAGGCGCGGGGGAAATTGGCTCCGGCGATTTATGGGTGTCTTCTGTTGGCAGGTCGGGTTCGAGCAGGGGCCAGAGGGGTTTGAGCAGCGATGAGTTTATGGGTGTCTGATACTGGTCCTCGGTATTGCGGCGGATGCGGCCGATAAGGTGGAGGTGGTGGCGGGCGCGGGTGCAGGCAACATAGAGCAGGCGTAGCTTCTCCTGCTCGTCGCAACGCTCGCGGGCCTTGCGAACCAGACGGTTGATTCGATCACGACGACCCGGCGGCAAGCCGGATTGCTCCAGAGGCGCCAACAACAGCTGCGGGCGGCCATCCAGAGTGCTTTCGAACCAGTTAAGCAGTTGCGTGGAGTCACCGCGCGGCTGGCGATCCAGAGCCGGCAATATAACTGTTCCGAACTCCAGCCCCTTGGCCTTGTGCAGCGTCATCACCTGAATCCGGCACTCACCTTCCTCGGCGTTGGCCGCATAGAGCGACTTCATGACTTCGGTGAGCACGCTTTTCTCCCACAGCCGCCCATCAGCTTCCAGCGAGCTCAGTCGCGCCAGAGCCCGCTCTGCAGCATCCCGATCTACAGCATCGCGGCACACCACAGGTCCCCCGAGCTGCAACCAGACAGACTCCACCCACGGCAGCAGCCTGCCACGCGAGGCACGCTTCAGCGCAGGT is a window encoding:
- a CDS encoding 5-bromo-4-chloroindolyl phosphate hydrolysis family protein, which produces MASATRIEPGSKPKVLWRGFMLYILAFPLLPASFFALMDGEPLKAVVRSLGFVLAMAAATLIRKGIRLDNEARKRRLRRRASTIQYRLLGAGLVSAGIFIVAWQGLSGQYSLVVSLLWAVAVLLGCYLYYDFDSANKNPEVAAIGITTEELLELLDEAEGRLVSIENSSQKISNIEFKDRLRRIVKEARNILDTIESDPVDARRARKFLKVYLDGAQQVTEGYAKTHIEGEQHALEDNFRRVLTTIETVIAEQQVKLKENNLSDLDVTIEVLQMQIEKEGVA
- a CDS encoding thiopurine S-methyltransferase translates to MQAEYWLSKWSEDKIGFHQDTANKRLQKYWASLELSEGAPVFVPLCGKSLDILWLHQSGHPVLGVELSEKAVKSFFEENALPYERREEQAFIVYSGTGQAQGIDLLVGDFFALTPNHLAQCHAFYDRAAMIALEEDMRARYTGHLAQSVATGTKGLLLTIAYDQSRMAGPPFSVSDQNVQALHGNDFDLVELAHYSGPERLGNLAERGLETLDERVYLLTRNR